The DNA segment TACCCTCACTTTATCTCTCTCTCTTGCATGtgccaaaaaaaatttgttttgtttctttttcatttggGGGCTAGAGTCACgattttttttcctcatatTCAACGGTTTTAGGGGGTCATTCCAGACTCAAAAAGGGgggaatatatatatttctttagaaaagaataaaaacgaaaaaaatgGAGAACTGAGAATATGAAGGGTTACAAATATGGcatatgataaaaaaagtaTGCATACTTTTCTTTAATCACATTGATGTATAAGTATGAGACGATCATGGAAAGGGTTTAGAAACATATTTTGGTTGACTAGTGGCTTAAAATGTTGAGTAAGGTAACTCTGGTTCTAATTAGTTGTCTTGAGAGGCGTTCAACTCCAACTTCAATATCTTCAATGCACAATTCTAAACTTTGCACATGGCTTTGAAAATTCTCAGTGGATGAAGGCTTTGAACTGATGAGAAGCTTCAACACTGTGTCAACCATTTCGAATAGATTAGTGTCGGACACTTCAGAATCACAAAGATATTCGCTTTGGCTGCACGAGATTGGAGATTACCGACCACCTGCTTAGCTTTAACTGACTTATGGGGCCAGTAATGAAACACAACACAGATTCCAATGAGCTCCTAGTGACCACTTCTGCTTCTTTTAAGAAGCTAAGCATGGAAAAAGTCTCCTTGTCTTTGTTTGAGGAAGAAACTTtgatctcatttttttattgcttttaaGTCTCTAAAGGCTTTCGCAATTGCCTTTTAATGTTCTTCCTACATGCCAAGTATTTTCCACCCTCAATTGTGAATCCAGTTTCAGCATCTCTCTTCCTGCGAATAACTGACACAAGTTCGCGCATGTTATCCTTTGATTGCAGCAGACAATCTTTAACAGTGCCTCAAATATACAAGAGCCTCAGAAACCCACCTAATAGTTCATCAATCTGTTTGTTGCTGCATTCTTGTGCCAATGCTTGTTGGAAGATTCTCAACTGAAGCAACTTATCAGTGTTTTCTTGCAAATCCTGCAAGTCATTGAGTCTGTGACttattgaagatgatgaagaagtGGTGGCTTCAGTACCTTCAACCTGTGCAATGCTCCTCGATTTGTGATAAAATGGGGTGGGGTGCATTGGGCAAGCTGTTACTGCGATTTTGCAGAGAGCTTTTCATGTTTGTTTCAGCAAGTGCCATTTTCTCTTCTAAGAAATAAAGGTGGCTAGAAATGAAAACACAATTTGTTCTGAACACCGGCTCTTAGTAGTTGATATCGGTTCAATATATAGCAAATGAATAGAGGAGACAAGAAGAATATTATTGTTTTCAAATGTCACCAATTGAGAATGCAACTACATTATCTTAATTCTGGTCTTACCATCCTAGTGCTGTCAGAGCATTGTATGCTCAGTGCTTTCCGTGAACCAAGCTTCCCaactcatttttcaattttaagttgGGAATCACATGAATATGATATCTTGCGTAGATGAGATACCTTATCTATGACTTGCAGGTGATTGGATTGAACGTTGAAAGTGGATCTTGTGTCTGCGGGTGGAAAAGCAGCTCTAATTATAAATTCCATTAAACAGAGCATATTTAATAGTATATGGCTTGAAATCTGGGAAGCGGGTGAGGGTGTATCTTCATCAAAGATTATTCATATCTGGATGGCGATGTGTATGCAATGTTCCCAGGTCATACCAAGTaaatattttgtgtttgatGAAGTAAATGCATGCATGTATTTATGCTCTATCCTGTATTAGAGAGAAATAAGTTGACAAAAAGTTGTGCAATTAGAAGCATTGCCAGGACATCTGTGGAAAGATAATCTTCTTGTCTCCCTTGTGATATAATGATAGCATGCTCACTGTGAATAGGAAGCTTACATCATAGGATAGAATATATTGTACACTCAATAAAGGAAACgattaaaataaacttcttgTCTCCCATAATTCATTCGCTATATATTGTGTAGATGCCAACCCCTAAAACTCAAAACTCCAGAGTTCAGAATATACAACACAATATCCCATACCCTCCTATCCTACCCCTCAGTTTTCTGAAAAAGGAAAATGGCAGTTACTGAAACAAGCACAAAAAGCTCTCTTCACACTCGATGCAACAGCTTGCCCTCCACACCTAACCCACTCATATCACAATGTGAGGAGCATATGCAAAGATTGCAGGACTCTGCAGCCATTTCttcaatatcatcatcatcttcactaagccacAAACTTAACGGATTGTTGGATTTGCATGACTGCACTTATAAGTTGCTTCAAGTGCCAATTAAACAACAAGCCTTGGCACGAGAGTGCAGTGACAAATGCGTTGATGACATTCTAGAAGTGTCTCTGAGGCTCTTGGATATCTGCAGTACAGCTAAGGAGTGCCAATTGATATCAAAGGAAAGCATGCAGGAACTTCACTCTGTCATCCAAAGAAGGAAAGGTGATGAAACTGTTTTCACAAAAGTGGGTGGAAAATACTTGGCTTCCAGGAACAAGTTGAAGAAGACAATGAAAGCCATAAAAAGTGAGTTTTACACTTTGTCCATGCTTAGTGTTTTAACCGAAGCAGAAGAGGTCACATTGAGGTCATTAGaatctttgttgttgtttatcGGTGACCCCAAGGGACAACCAAAGCAGAGCAGATGGTCAGCAATCTCAAAACTGATGCAGCCTAAAAGAGTGGCTTGTGACTCTCAAGAATCACACACAAATGAATTTGACAAGGTGGATGAAGTTTTGTACTCTTTCCTCAGTCACAAGCCTTCATCTATTGAGTATCTTCTAAGCCGTATTGAAAATTTGGAGATGTGCATTCAGGATCTAGAAATAGGAGTTGAGCACCTCACAAGAAAACTAATTAGGAACAGAGTTTCCCTTCTCAACATATTCAATCACTAATCATAGAGCAACTCACAAGACATAGGAGTTGAGCACCTAACAAGAAAACTAATTAGGAACAGAGTTTTCCTTCTCAACATCTTCAATCACTAATCATAGAGCATCTCTATGATTTTTGTGAACTCAATTTTGACCCATGAGTATTGTCTCCCAATTGTACattaatgtaaattattttttgttcttactGCAGAACAATTACTTAATGAATAGATTACAGATATTTAATCTTTACTCTTTTTCCCTATTCTTGAGTATACCCCAAATCTCATCTTTCAATTccctttattcttttaaatgtcCACCTCTGAAATAagttaaggaaagaaaaaggttaaacaaacattttttaatttcaaaattataacaatttgaTCAACCTTCTTCATCTATACAAGAAGGAAAATGAAGTGAATGCTCAAAGAAAACAGGGAGTAAAGTATCCTCATGATTAGAAAACTGAAAATTATTActaaagaagagagaagaaactGCAAATCAAGAATTGAACCAACATGTGATTCAAAGTCAGTTTGAACACGTATCCTAGCTGTCAAGCTTATGGATGTCATCAGGTTaatgattaaatcaaaatttaaatgccTGCACTGCACATGttgggagaaaaagaaaaagaaaaagaagatgatTGTGTTCCTGTTATGAGGACAAACTAATTGCTATGCTATCTTAATATAcagattattaatattttttcttcaatgtgAAAGACATATGAGATGTGAAAATAAATAACACATTAATACAATTCAATTACAACTAATATAATTCCattttttctcacttaaaggaGATAATGCTGACCCATAAGCTTCATCCAAATATGACCATCTATCATTATGtatgactaaaaatataaaccTCAAAGACTTCACGTGCAAGTTAGTAACAGACAGaattaaggaaaaatataattattacgcTGGATTGTAGCGAAAAATTTTCcagttttcttttttggtaCAGCGGTAGTAATGAACTTATGACTTCATAAACTATCAAAATTCCTGACCACTAACTTAATGCTAGTGATTTTTCATACTCTTTTTTCTTTAGTGCACAAGTTTTCTTACATGCATATTTAAGATGAATATATGGTATAACCAACAGTAGCTTTATACCAATATATATGAATGTATGATTTTTTCTTAACTGATTCGATTCAATTAacaatttctaattttaaaacagatcctaactaaattaaattaaattgtaacacttatactaatatttatattattttaatattttatgtgtgtatcacttaaattttgtaataattttagtgttatatatataaaatttatgtaatacatattattttctttttttatgattttttaagatatgtttaatttaaaataaatgaaattttataaatttttattataaaagatttaGTATATTAgttgttattaataattttttaacgtaattttatttaaaatataaaaaatatatagaaaaatttaataaaataatacttcactaaaaattacaaaaatcagactgattcaaaaagttttttaagttttatttgggTGAAAAATAGAACCAAAGCGAACATGCCTACCTACGACACTTCGATGACGACGTCGTTTTGAAGCGCAGAAGCTCCAAATCCATATCCGATGAAGCTGCTGGCTGCTGCCAAGGTTCGTGGAGCCCAACAACCGTAGTTGGCGGAGAAGGCTGGACGATCGACGAAGTTTGAGATCTGCTCGACATTCAGATCTGAATCCATGTCCCCTCAACACCACCAGCCTCCGTTCAAGAACCTCCTCGGACGACGCCACGCGCTGTCGTTACATCCTTCAAGCCATTCGTTATCTCCACCGCACCGGtttcttcttcccttctccTGCTGGAACACTCTCCAATCTTCCATCAACCAATACCACATTCACTCCTCTCACGGAACCATCTTCGGGGGAACTCGTTGATTGCAAGGCTATTGCTTCTATTTATGCTGCTTCTAAACATGtctatgttttttttcaaataaaattcttCTTGGCTATTTCTAAATTACATCTGTTGATTTGTTAATTGAAGATTGAATCTTAAGGATgaacaatcatttttaaaaaattaattaaaaatttgtggGAGTTAAATATCActacaatatttaaataattatatttataataagataataaaatcaaatattatggGGGTTTTAATCGTCActgtaataaattaattatttttaaatttaaatattaacaaaagattaatgttttcaaatgaaaaattataaaattattaaaataatatattttaaaacgtataggattaaaataaaacctctaaaatttaatatattaaaatatactaattataaaatataatggatgaaaaataatattaaatttttaatatttaaatagtattaaaaataaaaacttctcagcccttactttttaattattatgaagTAAAAAGCAATTCCCTTGGAACGTCATTTTCATCAcccaaaacataataaaattgtcAACACACGCAATAAAAAACGACTTTCACATTTCCATATTGTACTCGTTTTTCTTAGAAGTATACCAAATTACCAGTTGAGTTTATCCCAAACGTGAAAGGCATTtaaaaagaaatggaaagaaaaccACGTACAGACATCCGCTAAGAAGATTTTGTGTGTGCTTGAGTGAACCTTTGTGAAATTGATTCAatctgattttataaaattgattattttgaaataatgtaattttattttaatgtatttcttttaattttattttaatgtttaatgtaaaagttttttaaatttattttaacttagttctaaacatcaaattaaatttttaacataaaattaaatatgtgagtatatatttaaaattatattaattactcttttttgttttattataatttttttaagttgttttacattaaaaaattaataaataaatgagagaaaataataattttataaaattaatcttatcattcttgatttatttttaacttttgttccctatcataaatataaataaaatagtaattaatcttatattaaaaaattaaaataatatttattttaattttttttatattatgattattatgaGACAGTGCAAGTAATATTCTAACATAATTGTGAATAATCtaaagtaaaattaaacatGCACTTAAAGGTCTCATTCTACCTTGCAAAATTTGATCACCattctaagatttttttaatatgtttcaaactttctttatttatctttatatgAACTCGATAGACTATAGTATTTAGTCTCTTATTGTTACGAGAGACTTTACATTTTAGACAGTAAAGAGTTGATGTAGATAGAAGAAGAGGAATGAATATAGGAGGAGAAAGAAATAATAGACATAGAAAGAGAGTTTTCCCTAGTTAAGATGCTAACTTTGATGTATTCATGAGATAACTTTGAGTGTCTGTGTCTGTGTCTTTCTCCTCCTATTCTTTTTATATGTCTAAGGTAATTTAAGATTCATGCAACATTACGAGCAAGTATGGCGGTGATAACGCGCTTAATGCGGGATTCGCACTAAACATGCCTTTGGACTTCTTCTTGGTTCTTCTTCGAGGAGGCACATTGTGCAAGTCTTGTGTGTTAACAAATGTCTTAgtcttcaactttttctttaaagttttttttccacatttttgtttcaattttcattcaaaGTATTTGTAATTTTCTTCCTTTGAATTCTGCTGGTCAAAATTGAcatgatattaaaatttttattatttcattaaaaaataacaataaggtAAATAAATTCTAATGATTTTTagtcaaaattgactatcaattaaactcaaatttcaCAGTTATTAATATCGAAAATGAAATCacacataaattataataaagaaataaaaattgatattaaaccaaaataagaataaaaggaCACCCATCTGAGTGATCTCAATCAGTGTATTTGTATTGGTGTTAATCAATTTGCCAGGGCAGCGCATGCCACATGAATTTTGTCACTTTGTAAGTTGTTTTGCTCTTGCACGGACAATCACCGGGTTTGGTATCAGATTTTTGGTTTTATTCATTCCCATCACTTTAAATATTAGAAGAAGATATTGAATTTAGTTAAAAACAACACTAATAAGAAGCATGAACAACACTaataatattcataatatttagtgtattttaatttcatcctaaaaaataaatactaataattatttaaaaaataagtcaaaattaaaaaatatgtacatattgataaattatttattattaaattgtagAGAAATCATTCTCGCactcatttttctatttttaaaggattaatctaatattaatttaaaattttcataataaaatgcAACGTTTAAACAAGATTgtcataaaacttatatttttgcCATAAATATATTTGCGGTTTATgctaaattaatgaattttgtttttgaaaaatattcgatatgactaataaaaaataatctacaTATTTTagaggtaaaaataaaaatatatactaaataaaatttactaaggagaaattcaaaatatatttaaacatatatcattcaagaactaaatagacatttaaagtatatttgaataagattaattttagagaagcaattattttaaaaaatatttattttagataaaataatgaaaatacgACTAAAGGGTTCAGACTTCAGAGCTGCTGCTGTCATGTCTGAATTCTGATGATGCTCAGAATTGTGTCCCCACCACACCACTTTAACGGTAGAGATCAAGCGAACTGATATCATtcgaaatcaaacaaaacaatcaAAGTGGATACAAAAACTTTTTCTGATGAGATTTTCTAGACAAGTGAACGGTGGAGGTAATGGGAGGACTCAAATAATTAG comes from the Glycine soja cultivar W05 chromosome 6, ASM419377v2, whole genome shotgun sequence genome and includes:
- the LOC114414477 gene encoding uncharacterized protein LOC114414477; translation: MAVTETSTKSSLHTRCNSLPSTPNPLISQCEEHMQRLQDSAAISSISSSSSLSHKLNGLLDLHDCTYKLLQVPIKQQALARECSDKCVDDILEVSLRLLDICSTAKECQLISKESMQELHSVIQRRKGDETVFTKVGGKYLASRNKLKKTMKAIKSEFYTLSMLSVLTEAEEVTLRSLESLLLFIGDPKGQPKQSRWSAISKLMQPKRVACDSQESHTNEFDKVDEVLYSFLSHKPSSIEYLLSRIENLEMCIQDLEIGVEHLTRKLIRNRVSLLNIFNH